From a single Ischnura elegans chromosome 7, ioIscEleg1.1, whole genome shotgun sequence genomic region:
- the LOC124162482 gene encoding uncharacterized protein LOC124162482, with product MSTLIHRAKSICDSESLPEELLHLKKTLRQNGHNGRDISKALKRAFTNHKTATKEEGEKPLAFAGLPFVSTVSCKIARILKRHDIKAYFRPPAKLRNQLVTAKDPCGLMTPGVYQIPCECGQVYVGETGRTIATRMKEHQRHFRLGQPEKSAVAEHSISRDHAIRWENTKVLCRVDRFWERLTKEAVLIRTTSNTMNRDAGYALSNSWKPVLKYVSEAREKRREKADQSRVT from the coding sequence ATGTCCACCCTGATCCATCGGGCCAAATCAATTTGTGACTCAGAGAGTCTCCCCGAGGAGTTACTTCATCTGAAGAAGACTTTACGGCAGAATGGCCACAACGGAAGAGACATTTCCAAGGCCCTGAAAAGGGCCTTCACCAACCACAAAACCGCCAccaaagaagaaggagaaaaaccaTTAGCGTTTGCGGGCCTACCTTTCGTCTCGACCGTCTCATGCAAAATAGCTAGAATACTCAAGAGGCATGATATTAAAGCCTATTTTCGCCCACCTGCAAAACTTAGAAACCAACTAGTGACGGCCAAGGATCCCTGCGGCCTCATGACACCAGGGGTCTACCAGATTCCATGCGAATGCGGCCAGGTGTATGTCGGTGAGACAGGAAGGACTATCGCCACCAGGATGAAGGAACACCAGCGGCATTTCAGGCTCGGCCAACCCGAAAAATCCGccgtggctgagcacagcatatCACGTGACCATGCCATTCGCTGGGAGAACACGAAGGTTCTGTGCCGTGtggacagattctgggaaaggctgacTAAGGAAGCTGTTTTGATTCGGACGACGTCTAACACCATGAACcgtgatgctggttacgccctaagCAATTCCTGGAAACCGGTGCTTAAATATGTCAGCGAAGCCCGGGAAAAAAGAcgggaaaaggcggaccaatcacgAGTCACCTGA